GTTCGTTTAATTTCAGGAGCAAGGGGCAAGCGGGAAGTCAGCATCATAAGCAACACCCCCGGAGGCTTTCGCCCGGGGGTGTTGCGCTTACAGCTTATGGCTTATCGCTCCGGGCGAGGCCGGGTCATTGCATGCGAATGCCGCCGTCCAGGCGGATCACCTCGCCGTTGAGCATCGGGTTGGTGACGATCTGCTCGGCCAGCCGGGCGAACTCGTCGGGCCTGCCCAGCCGCTTGGGAAAGGGCACCGCGGCCGAGAGCGCGGCCACGGCGTCCTCGGGGATATCGCCCATCATCGGCGTCTCGAAGACGCCCGGGGCGATGGCCATGACCCGGATGCCGTGCCGCGAGAGTTCCCGGGCCGCCGGCAGGCTCATGCCCACCACGCCGGCCTTGGAGGCACTGTAGGCACACTGCCCCACCTGGCCGTCGAAGGCGGCCACCGAGGCGGTGTTGATGATCACGCCGCGCTCGCCGTCCTCGCCGGCGGCGTTGCCGGCCATGGCCGCCGAGGCCAGGCGCATGACGTTGAAGGTCCCCACCAGGTTGATCTGGACGGTGCGTGCATAGGCCTCGAGGTCCGCGGGGTTGCCCTCGCGGTCGAGCAGCTTGGCCACGCTGACCACCCCGGCACAGTGCACCACTCCGGCCAGGCCCCGCTCGCCGCCGAGGGCCACCGCGGCGTACACGGCAGCCTGGATGTCGTCGGCGGAGGTGACGTCGCCGCGCACCGCCCGGGCGGCCTCGCCGAGGGTCTCGGCATGGGTCTCGACGGCCTCGCTGAGGTCGCACAGCACCACCCGGCCGCCGGCGGCGACCAGGCGCTCGGCGGTGGCCGCCCCCAGTCCGGAGGCGGCGCCGGTGATCAGAAAGGTGTTGTCCTTCACTTGCATGGCAATGTCTCCACGATCATTGGGCAGTCTCGGGTGCCGCCTTGTCGGCGGCATCCGCGCGCAGCTTGAAGCGCTGGATCTTGCCGCTGGGTGTCTTGGGCAGGGCGTCGACGAACTCGATCACCCTGGGGAAGGCATGGGTGGACAGTCGCTCGCGGACCTGCCGGCGGATCTCGTCGGCCAGCTCGTCGCTGGCCTCGAAGCCCTCGCGCAGCACCACGTAGGCCTTGATCACCTCGCCACGGATCTCGTCGGGCTGACCCACCGCGGCGGATTCGGCCACGGCCGGGTGGGTCAGCACGGAGTTCTCCACGTCGGTGGGGCCGACCCGGTAACCGGCGGTGGTGATGATGTCGTCGTCGCGGCCGGCGAACTGGAAGGTGCCGTCCTCGTTGCGCATCACCACGTCTCCGGTGAGGTAGTAGCCCTCGGCGCAGGGATGCTTCTCCTGCCAAGTGTAGCCGGCGAAGAAGTGCGCCGGAGAGCGGGCGATGTCCACGGCCAGCACGCCGGGCTCGCCCGGAGGCAGCTCCCGATATTCGGCGTCGAGGATCGCCAGGCGATAGCCGGGCATCGGCACGCCCATGCCGCCGATGTGCTTGGGGTGGTCGAGGGCATGGTGATTGCAGCAGGTCATGCCGGTCTCGGTCTGGCCGTAGTGATCCATCACCGGGCAGCCCAGGGCGCTCTCCACCCAGCTGACCACCTCGGTGTTGAGGGGCTCGCCGGCGGAGCTGGCGCGACGCAGCGACAGCGTCCGGTGGGCATCGTCGAACAGCCCGGAGGCCTTCATCAGCCGGTAGGCGGTGGGCGCGGCGGCGAAGTTGGTGATGCGGTGCCGCTGCATGAAGGCCAGCGCGCCCTCGGCGCTGAAGCCGGCCTCGCAGAAGTGAGTGGCCACGCCCAGCAGCAGCGGCCCGGCGATGGCGTAGTAGAGGCCGTAGGCCCAGCCGGGATCGGCCATGTTCCAGAAACGGTCGCTGGGCTCCAGGCCGATCGCCAGCTCCATGTAGATCGCGAAGGCCGGCATCGCCGAGAGCTGGACGGCCACGCCCTTGGGCTTGCCCACGGTGCCCGAGGTGAACATCTGCAGGAAGGCGGCGTCCGGGGACTGGCGCGGCGGCGCGGTCGCGAGCGGCGCATGGCCAAGGGCCGCGGCCCAGTCCTGGTCCTCGCGGTGTTCGGCGTCCGGGCCGCCCACGGCGAGCACCGGCGGGCACTGCGTGAGGCCGTCGAACTTGTAACGGTTGGCGTGATCGGTGATCACCAGCCGGGTGGCGGCGCGACCCAGGCGGTAGTCCACGGAATCGGGGCCGAAGGCGGTGAACAGCGGCTGGTAGACCGCGCCGATGCGCCAGCTGGCCAGCATGGCGATCAGCAACTGCGGCGAGCGGGGCAGCATGCAGGCGATGCGGTCGCCCTCCCCCAGACCACGCTCGGCGAACCAGCCGGCGAGCTTCTCGCTCTCGGCGGCGAGCTCGGCATAGCTCAGGGTGGTGACCCGACCCTGGGGGTCTTCGTGCACCAGGGCCGGCACCTCGCCGCGCCCCTCGCGCAGGTGGCGGCCACAGCAGGCCTCGAAGGCGTTGAGCTTGCCGTCCCGGTGGTCATCGAGGCGGGCGATGACGTCATCGACGGCAAAGCGTTCGCGATAGGCGGAATACGCGGGAAGGGTCGCGGGTGTGCTCATGAACTGCCCTCTTGTGCTCGTGCGCCCCGGCCCTCACACAGGGGAAACCGGCGCGGTCTTGTGCTTGTTGTCGGCAATCGGCCGTCTTGCCATCCTGTCATCATGTCCGGCACCCGGTAGCCGACTCGTCGCCGGCGATCTACAGTTGACGTAAGCGTCAACCTATCAAGCGCTAGGTACAAGCTAGTGACTTCGTCTCGGCAGGGCAAGGGGCGGGGCGGTCGACGGGGCTAGACCATGGTCGGCCCCGTCAGGGGAGGCTCAGCGGGCGGGATGGGTGATCATGGCGATGAGTTCCCGGGCGAGGTCCTCGGGAGAGCGTTCGCCATGGGGATCGTACCAGCGCACCGTCCAGTTGAGCGCTCCCATCACGAAGCGCGAGACCAGGAAACGGTCCCCCCGGATCAGGCCGGCGGCCAGGGCCTCGTCGAGCACCTCCTCCCACAGCGCCTCATAGGCATCCCGCAGGTGGCCCAGATGGTCCCGTGCCTCGGGGGCCAGGCGTCGCCATTCGTAGAGGGCGACCACGTGGGCGTTGCGGTCGGTCAGCAGGGTCTCCAGATGTGCCCGGGCCATGGCATGCAACCTCGCCTCGGGGTTGCTGTCGCACTGGTCGAGGGCCTGCCGGGCGATCACCAGGGCATTCTCGGTACCCTCCTCGATCACCGCGGCGAGGATCTCCTGCTTGTCGCGGAAGTGGTGGAAGAGGCTGCCGGACTTGATGCCCATCTCCTGGGCGAGCATGCGCACGGTGGTGCGATCGAAGCCCTCCTGGACGAACAACTGGGCGGCCTGACGCGTCAGTTCCTTGCGGCGAGGCGAGTCATTCATTACATTCATCGACGTTTACACTAGCGCTTGCTTGGTTGACCCTGAGAGAACCATAGCCCCGCCGACAGGTCAACGCACCGCCGCCTCCCCGGCCGGGACTCCGCCACAATCACAACCACCGACGTTCGGGAGACATGCCATGAGCCAGTCCAACGATATCGTTTTCCTCTCCGCGACGCGGACCCCCATGGGCGGCATGCTGGGCAGCCTGTCCAGCATCACCGCGCCGGAACTCGCGGCCACGGCGATCCGCGCCGCCATCGAGCGGGCCGGCATCGAGGCCGCCGCCATCGACGAGGGCATCCTGGGCTGCGTGCTGCCCGCCGGCGTCAAGCAGGGGCCCGCCCGTCAGGCGATGCGTCAGGCCGGCATCCCCGATGGCATCGGCGCCACCACCGTCAACAAGCTGTGCGGCTCCGGCATGAAGGCCACCATGCTGGCCCACGACCTGATCCGCGCCGGCTCCGGCGAGATCCTGCTGGCCGGCGGCATGGAGTCCATGTCCAATGCCCCCCATGTGCTGGCCAAGGCCCGCACCGGCTACCGGCTGGGCCATGGCCAGCTGCTGGACCACATGTTCCTCGATGGCCTGGAGGATGCCGAGACCGGCAAGCTGATGGGCGGCTTCGCCCAGGAAATCGCCACCCGACGCGACTACAGCCGCGAGCGCCTCGATGACTTCGCGATCGCCTCGCTGGAGCGCGCCATGGAGGCCACCAACGCCGGCCACCTCGACGCCGAGATGGCTCCGGTGACCGTCTCCGGCCGACAGGGCGACAGCCGGGTGGAACATGACGAGCAGCCCTTCCAGGCCAGGCTCGACAAGATTCGCTCGCTGCGTCCGGCCTTCGCCAAGGATGGCACCATCACCGCCGCCAACTCGAGCTCGATCTCCGACGGCGCCTCGGCGCTGATCCTGGCCAGCCAGGCGGCGGCGGACCGGGTCGGCGCCACGCCCATGGCGCGCATGCTGGGCCACAGCACCCACTCGCGTCACCCGAGCGAGTTCACCATCGCCCCCGTGGGCGCCATCGACAAGCTGATGAAGCGCCTCGGCTGGGGGGTCGACGACGTCGACCTGTTCGAGATCAACGAGGCCTTCGCCGTGGTTACCCTGATGGCCATGGACGACCTGGGGCTGCCCCATGACAAGGTCAACGTCTTCGGCGGCGCCTGCGCCCAGGGTCATCCCATCGGCTCCACCGGTTCGCGGATCATCGCCACGCTGATCCACGCCCTGCGCACCAAGGGCGGCAAGCGCGGCATCGCCAGCCTGTGCATCGGTGGCGGCGAGGCCACGGCGGTAGCCGTGGAACTGGTCGACTAAGCCTGGCACCCTCGCCATCCAGTGCGCCCGCCTTCCGGCGGGCGCACTTGTTTTCGGTTCATCGCACTTTGCCAGGAAACGCGGCCTGGACGAGATACGCCAGGCCCTGCCCGTGTCACGCCGATCGGCGAAGAACCTTCATTTGCGGGGCGCCGCCAGGCGATCGGGGCGCAGCCGCTCGCGATCATCGAACAGCCGCCGACTGGCCAGGGCCACCGCGACCAGGGTGCCGAAGCCCGTGCCCAGGGTGATGGTGAACATGATCAGGATCTGGTACTTCACCGCCAGCGCCGGCGCGGTGCCGGCCAGGATCTGACCGGTCATCATGCCCGGCAGGCTGACCACCCCGGCGGCAGCCATGGCATTGACCACCGGCATCAGCCCGCTGCGCATCGCCTCGCGGCGAATGTCGCCGATGGCCTCCCGCCAGGTCTGGCCGAGCATCAGGCGATTCTCGATCACCGCCCGCTGCTGCCAGGTGCCCTCGGTGAGGCGGTCCAGGGCCAGGGCCACGCCGGTCATGGTATTGCCGAGCATCATGCCCAGCAGCGGAATGGCATACTGGGGGCGGTACCAGGGCTCGGGGCCGATGATCACCGTCAGGGTCAGCACCGCCACGCTGAAGGAGGACAGGAACATCGCCAGGGTGCCGATGCCGAAGGCCCAGCCGCCGAGCAGGCGGCGTTTCTGGCGGGCCACGACCTCGCGGCCGGCGATCAACAGCATCGCCACGGCCATCAGTACCACCCAGTGCAGCCGCGCCGAGGCGAACAGCACCTCGAGCACCAGCCCGACCAGGGCCAGTTGGATCACCGTACGTCCCGCCGCGATCAGCAGCGTGCGGCCCATCCCCAGCCGCCCGGCCACCGTGCAACCGGCGAGCGCCACCACCAGCAGCGCGGCCAGGCCCAGTTGCCACCAGGCGAGTTCGATCACTTGCATGGCGCCGGGGCCTCCTCGACCAGTCGCCCCCCCGCGAGGCACCCCCGCCGTGTGGCGACCCGGGCGATCTGCGCCGGGTCATGGGCGACCCAGATCACCGGCCAGCCCCCGTCACGGATGCGAGCCATCAGCCAGGCCTCCACCCGGCGGGTGGTGGCGTCGTCCAGGTTGGCCGTGGGCTCGTCCAGCAGCAGCACCGAAGGGCCTCGGGTCAGGGCCCGCAGCAGTGCCAGGCGCTGTTTCTCGCCGGACGACAGACGGCCCACCGGCCAGTCGAGCACCGCCGGCGTCAGGCCCAGGGCCGACAGGCCCCGATCATCCGCCGCGGGGAAGTGATCGCCCACCCGCTCGGCCCACCACTGGCTCTCCGCCGGCACCAGCATCACCCGGCGGCGCCATGCATGGCCCGGGAGGTCGGCCTGGGCCAGCTCGCCCAGGGTGACCGCTCCCCCATGGGGCTCCAGGTCGGCGATGGCCCGCAGCAGCCGGCTCTTGCCCACCCCGCTGGGGCCGGCGAGACACAGCACCTCCCCGGGGGCCACGCACAGCGAGACCGGCTGCAGGTCGCCGACGGTGAGCTCGTCGAGGCACAGGGGCGGCTGGGCGGTCATGGGAAGACTCCACGGTTCGAGAAGGCGGGCGAAGCCCGATGAGCCTAGCAGCTGCTCGTCATCGTCCGCGAGAGGCGAATCGGAGGATTGATGACATATGGAGCTGATCAAGCCATTCACCATGTTCGTCATCGCCGGCTTCTTCCTCACCGTGGTCTTTCGGCCCTGGATTCCCGAGGCCCTGGCCAGCCAGTACCTGGCCGGCGCCATCCTGCTGGGCGCCGCCCCCTGCACCGCCATGGTCTTCGTGTGGAGCACCCTGACCCGCGGCGACGCCGCCTACACCCTGGTCCAGGTCTCGCTCAATGACCTGATCATGCTGTTCGCCTTCGCCCCCATCGTGGTGGTGCTGCTCGGCGTGTCGGACATCCAGGTGCCATGGGACACCGTGGCGCTCTCGGTGGTGCTGTATATCGTCATTCCCCTGGGCGCGGGCTACCTGAGCCGTCGGGCCCTGATCCGCCGTCACGGTCAGGCCTGGTTCGAGACGGACTTCCTGGCGCGGATCGCCCCGGCCACGCCCATCGGCCTGATCATCACCCTGGTATTGCTGTTCGCCTTCCAGGGCGAGGTCATCCTGACCCATCCCCTGCATATCGTGCTGATTGCCATCCCGCTGATCC
The Halomonas sp. M4R1S46 DNA segment above includes these coding regions:
- a CDS encoding ABC transporter permease, which translates into the protein MQVIELAWWQLGLAALLVVALAGCTVAGRLGMGRTLLIAAGRTVIQLALVGLVLEVLFASARLHWVVLMAVAMLLIAGREVVARQKRRLLGGWAFGIGTLAMFLSSFSVAVLTLTVIIGPEPWYRPQYAIPLLGMMLGNTMTGVALALDRLTEGTWQQRAVIENRLMLGQTWREAIGDIRREAMRSGLMPVVNAMAAAGVVSLPGMMTGQILAGTAPALAVKYQILIMFTITLGTGFGTLVAVALASRRLFDDRERLRPDRLAAPRK
- a CDS encoding acetyl-CoA C-acyltransferase; this encodes MSQSNDIVFLSATRTPMGGMLGSLSSITAPELAATAIRAAIERAGIEAAAIDEGILGCVLPAGVKQGPARQAMRQAGIPDGIGATTVNKLCGSGMKATMLAHDLIRAGSGEILLAGGMESMSNAPHVLAKARTGYRLGHGQLLDHMFLDGLEDAETGKLMGGFAQEIATRRDYSRERLDDFAIASLERAMEATNAGHLDAEMAPVTVSGRQGDSRVEHDEQPFQARLDKIRSLRPAFAKDGTITAANSSSISDGASALILASQAAADRVGATPMARMLGHSTHSRHPSEFTIAPVGAIDKLMKRLGWGVDDVDLFEINEAFAVVTLMAMDDLGLPHDKVNVFGGACAQGHPIGSTGSRIIATLIHALRTKGGKRGIASLCIGGGEATAVAVELVD
- a CDS encoding AMP-binding protein; the encoded protein is MSTPATLPAYSAYRERFAVDDVIARLDDHRDGKLNAFEACCGRHLREGRGEVPALVHEDPQGRVTTLSYAELAAESEKLAGWFAERGLGEGDRIACMLPRSPQLLIAMLASWRIGAVYQPLFTAFGPDSVDYRLGRAATRLVITDHANRYKFDGLTQCPPVLAVGGPDAEHREDQDWAAALGHAPLATAPPRQSPDAAFLQMFTSGTVGKPKGVAVQLSAMPAFAIYMELAIGLEPSDRFWNMADPGWAYGLYYAIAGPLLLGVATHFCEAGFSAEGALAFMQRHRITNFAAAPTAYRLMKASGLFDDAHRTLSLRRASSAGEPLNTEVVSWVESALGCPVMDHYGQTETGMTCCNHHALDHPKHIGGMGVPMPGYRLAILDAEYRELPPGEPGVLAVDIARSPAHFFAGYTWQEKHPCAEGYYLTGDVVMRNEDGTFQFAGRDDDIITTAGYRVGPTDVENSVLTHPAVAESAAVGQPDEIRGEVIKAYVVLREGFEASDELADEIRRQVRERLSTHAFPRVIEFVDALPKTPSGKIQRFKLRADAADKAAPETAQ
- a CDS encoding ATP-binding cassette domain-containing protein, giving the protein MTAQPPLCLDELTVGDLQPVSLCVAPGEVLCLAGPSGVGKSRLLRAIADLEPHGGAVTLGELAQADLPGHAWRRRVMLVPAESQWWAERVGDHFPAADDRGLSALGLTPAVLDWPVGRLSSGEKQRLALLRALTRGPSVLLLDEPTANLDDATTRRVEAWLMARIRDGGWPVIWVAHDPAQIARVATRRGCLAGGRLVEEAPAPCK
- a CDS encoding SDR family NAD(P)-dependent oxidoreductase, with the translated sequence MQVKDNTFLITGAASGLGAATAERLVAAGGRVVLCDLSEAVETHAETLGEAARAVRGDVTSADDIQAAVYAAVALGGERGLAGVVHCAGVVSVAKLLDREGNPADLEAYARTVQINLVGTFNVMRLASAAMAGNAAGEDGERGVIINTASVAAFDGQVGQCAYSASKAGVVGMSLPAARELSRHGIRVMAIAPGVFETPMMGDIPEDAVAALSAAVPFPKRLGRPDEFARLAEQIVTNPMLNGEVIRLDGGIRMQ
- a CDS encoding TetR/AcrR family transcriptional regulator — translated: MNDSPRRKELTRQAAQLFVQEGFDRTTVRMLAQEMGIKSGSLFHHFRDKQEILAAVIEEGTENALVIARQALDQCDSNPEARLHAMARAHLETLLTDRNAHVVALYEWRRLAPEARDHLGHLRDAYEALWEEVLDEALAAGLIRGDRFLVSRFVMGALNWTVRWYDPHGERSPEDLARELIAMITHPAR